In uncultured Methanobacterium sp., a genomic segment contains:
- a CDS encoding ABC transporter substrate-binding protein, translating into MKLYTILIILLAVFVVIGASLEYYSNNSNDQKTIKVAYLPTDHSAALLVAKYNKTYENNGLNVKTVQISTGSNIVDAVASGDVDIGYVGITPAMQGISKGVPIKVVGSANMVGSGIVVQPNSTITSPADLKGKKIATPGVSSIQQVLLVYELQKYNITQKDVDLLSINVFNIPSSLAAKKVDAYISYEPFVSMAPYRGIGQVLIYSDDILEDHPCCVIITREDFIEQHPQELNTFLQIHKNSTEYINTHLNNTAYILTQELTTNEELEDMSLQHIRFVYSVDKAYQDNVLNFMNIEIKLGYLKSNLTSDQIFDTQFLGG; encoded by the coding sequence ATGAAACTTTATACTATTTTAATCATATTATTAGCTGTTTTTGTGGTGATAGGGGCTTCTTTAGAGTATTACTCCAATAATTCCAATGATCAAAAAACAATTAAAGTAGCTTACTTACCCACTGATCATAGCGCAGCACTACTAGTAGCCAAATATAATAAAACCTACGAAAATAATGGTTTAAATGTTAAAACCGTTCAAATTAGCACTGGATCTAATATTGTAGATGCAGTGGCTAGTGGCGATGTTGATATTGGTTATGTGGGGATTACTCCAGCCATGCAGGGTATAAGTAAAGGAGTTCCCATTAAGGTTGTTGGATCAGCTAACATGGTTGGAAGTGGAATCGTGGTCCAACCCAACTCCACCATAACCAGTCCCGCAGATTTAAAGGGTAAAAAGATAGCCACACCAGGAGTTAGCTCCATACAACAGGTATTATTAGTTTATGAACTACAAAAATATAATATCACTCAAAAAGATGTGGATCTACTCTCAATTAATGTTTTTAATATCCCATCATCACTTGCAGCCAAAAAAGTAGATGCTTATATCTCCTATGAACCATTTGTGTCAATGGCTCCCTATCGAGGTATAGGTCAGGTGTTAATCTACTCTGATGATATCCTGGAAGACCATCCCTGCTGTGTGATTATCACCAGGGAAGATTTCATAGAGCAGCATCCTCAAGAATTGAATACATTCCTCCAGATCCATAAGAACTCAACCGAATACATCAATACACATCTTAACAACACGGCATATATCCTTACTCAGGAATTAACCACTAACGAAGAACTGGAAGATATGTCTCTTCAACACATCAGATTCGTTTATTCGGTGGATAAAGCATATCAGGATAACGTTTTAAACTTCATGAACATTGAAATCAAATTGGGATACCTTAAATCGAACCTTACATCGGATCAAATATTTGATACTCAATTTTTAGGCGGTTAA